agtacatTTGTTACCTATTGATGATCAAGCATTATGAAGTGCGTATTGCTTTTGCGCGGTGGGAGGGGGTGCTGTATGCAGAGTAAGCGGTCGAGAGGCTGACgacaaaattgaaaagaaaaatataacataaatacAACTGAAAGTAAGTATAACTAgtaaaagtatattaaaaaatattttagggttgccatataaaaaagttcgaaataaaaaattttaaaaataaaaaatttttcaatttttaaatttgttactgTTTAAAATTatctatatgtttatatttggcGAAAGgtattatgtaaaattttatggagttgccatatgaaaattttagaaaaaataaaatttttattgattaaaatTAACGTGTGATCTTCTActtggtaaaaaaatattatattaatttacataaaaaaaatagtttagggttgccatatcaaaattttcgaaataaaaaatttcaaagtttttaaattgatcaaaactatgtacatacatatatgtatgtatgtgcttccatgtagcaaaaatattattaaaaattttgtagggttgccatataaaatttttcggaTAGTTAAAAGTTCCGATTATGCTGATaaaaattaatgtatgtatgtatgtatgtgcttcttcttagtaaaaaaaattttatgttacttaaaaaataataatattatagtgTTGCCAcatgaaaagtttcaaaaacataaatttcgATAGTTGCAACTTTTACTGATAAAAAATCAAAGTATGTGCTTTGACTTGGTAGAAAGTTCTAtggaaatttgtataaaaaaattatggagtTGCCAGATAAAAATTTTCggcacaaaaatatttcaagattcaaaatttttttctcattaaaattgatgtacatatgtatgtatgtacatatgttcttctacttggtaaaaaatattatgtaaaatttaataaaaaatattgtatgatatgaaaattttcaaaaaaaaaatttcaatttaagcgaaattatattaaatttttgaattttctaagTGTTTCTACTtggttaaaaaattatagagttgccatttacaaaatttcaagatAAAAGGAAtccaaaattttgtatataaagtaTGGTTTTCCACTCGGTGAACTATAGcaggtaaaattaaaaaaaaaaaatgtgtagagTTGCCAcacaaaaatttttcgaataaaacaaatttaaaattttggaaatatttatgaattaatattattgtaagCACTtctatttgtaaattttaataaaaatattgcagcgTTGCCATATGGAAATTCTActcgaaaaaaatatgatatcaatatcagcggCATACGCCCGCAACtgagtaaatatatacatttgttatTAAATTCAACACTTTAAGTGCAATTTACGTTTGcgtatatgtatttcaatttaaattgccGACCTTCACTTTCCACATCATTGCATTTCGGTATTATTTGTCTATGCCTGCCAGCCACaccacataaaaataaaaacaaaaaaaaaaaaacaacaaaaatcaagcAATGTTTTATTTGCTGTTAGAAGATTTTTATCATTGTTTCCACATCATTTTGCAGCAAATCGATTGGGCGACCTACTTTTGGCGCACTTTGCTACTTACAACactgcaataaaaacaacaacatgcgAGTGGTGGATGTGtatgaataaatatgtaaagaatTTTAGTAACAAACACTTgattatagtatatacatacatgtgtatatatgcatgtatgtatatgtgtgtgaattTCACTCACGCGCCTTTACTCAGGCACTTCTCACTGCTATTTTTCCAACGAAATTTCGCTATTCATGCGCGTCAGCTGTGCGACCAcaattgttttcgaaaaatcaaatatgtacatgcgaaattatattttacatatttcatttaCCGTTGCAAATGGATTTGGCACaacttatttttgcttttcgccAAGCATGGTTTCGTCTTTGCAACTTGTTTTCAGCAGCTTCCagctttttaataaacaaaatcaaaaaataaatacgtaaGGCAAAGGAGCTACGAAAATAGACAGCGCTAAAGCTGgctggcaacaacagcaacaacaatgaaggGAACTGCTTGCAGCCGCTTATATGAAATTTGTCTGTGATTCGCTTTTACTActtgtatgtaagtgtatttgtgtgtgtatgtatgtagctgtaagtatgtatgagtgtctgcaactataaaaatgtattcctgtatgtatataaagtatgtatttatatatgtatgtatttaagtatgtatttatatatgtatgtatgtatgtatatatgtttgtatgtataaatccTTCTATGTTCATGTGCAACACTTTATTTTCGTTGCCACATCCGTTTTCGTTTTATCGTCACAGTTTACtgttattttcgcatttttcatTCGCCAGCCAGACAGACAGTCAGTCCAGCCGTAAGCCGTCGGTTGCGTTGGCAACGCAGACATTTAAAGCAGTGCCTTTGTTGCCGCTTTGCATaaaaaaagaaagcagaaaagcaagcacaaaacaataacaacaacaagcacttgGCGTGGCAGCCGTTGCGCCGTTACGTGTAGCGATGAAGTGAAATTTGCTGCCACATTATTATACagaagtacatatttatacatatgttcttCCCCACACACagcaacacgcacacacacttacacaaatACAAGTTTATACATGTGTTGGCATTTTACTTTCATTGTTGTAGTATTTCCCCCCTTTAACGCTTGCTTTGTATACCCTTAAAGCCCAATTTGCTTGCTCAACAAGGCAGACATTTTCTCTGCATACCTATGCGTAGCCTGCTTTTAGGGGTTGCTGCCACAGTTGCAAACTTTGCAGCTTACAGCTTTGCCTTGCTCGTCCGCCTGTCAGTCAGCAAGTTAGTCCTTCTTATTCTTAATGCCATTTTCGTACAATAAATCCGCAAACGGTACATGCCCTGCTTGCCActcagccacacacacacatgtatgtaggtgtgtttATTGTTAGACTTGTAGTAGATGCTACTATTTGTTTGCTGCTGCTGGCATTGTTTATGTGCATGTTGCTTGTCATGTTGTACACGCTGCTAACACACCATCGCATAAACGTTTAtcaatttgtttaaatgtaaatacattGCTGTTGACGATgattgcttgcttgcttgcttgtATGTGGAGCAACCCCAATGGGGCGTAATGGCGTGCTTAGAGTGTGGATGTGCAGTGGGAGTGGaggatatgtttatttatttttatgaaatttgttgAAGCTCGCACTTAGTATTTGTCACAGAATTTCAGAAAAGGTAggcaaaactttaatttaaaaaatgcaaatagtttttcatgcaagcacttgattttgagtGGTCgacttgtatggcagctatgtgctatagttgttcgatctgaaaattttttacagATATTTCAGCGTAGCTTTTGATTAgcattcatgccaaatttcatgaaaatatctcgtcaaataaaaaagtttcccatacaagaactggTTTTTGgccggtcagtttatatgggagctatatgctatagtagttcgatctgaaatttttttacagatATTTCAGCGTTGCTTTTGATAAgaattcgtgccaaattttatgaaaatatctcgtcaaatataaaagttttccatacaagaacttgtttttgatcggtcagtttatacgggagctataagctatagtgatctgatctaaacaatttcttcggagattattttattgatttatagagtaatctatgccaaatttcatgaatatatcttgtctagtaaaaaagtttcccatacaagaacttgtttttgaccggtcagtttgtatggcagctatatgctatagtggtcggaTTTAGGAAATTTATTCACAGAACGTATTTTAGCCTTTGGCAATAATccctgccaaatttcatgagaATATCTCATcagataaaaaagttgtccataaaGCACCTGATACCGattgatcagtttatatggcagctatatgctatagtgttgcTATATCAGTAAACCCAACATATAAGCTGTGTTTTAGGcaaaaaaggacgtgtgcaaaatttcagatcgatatcccAAAAACTGTGGCATACAAGCAGATATAGAGACAATTCAGGTATAAACCAGTTAACAAGCAAGTTTGCAGGCATTTCCGTTGACAAATATATGCCACAATTGCAGCGTTGGACTAGTTAATGATGCTTCAATAATGTGAGCGTaagaaacagcaaaaacaacaaaaacgcatttaaagataattaaggaaaatatgtgtaacaataacaacaataatttttaaggcATTGCACAAGAcgaattttatatgaatatatgacagttaatatgtatgtgagtgtatatacatacatacgcgtaAGTGTGTTATTTCTTGCAGCTacctgtgcgtgtgtgtggttaATGATAGCTGACACACTGCGCTCACAATTGCTGCTGCTAATGATCAACACCTGTCAACAACAGTGAAATTGTATTAATAAcccatattgttgttgttgttgctgctgtgacTGTTATGCTTCGCACACGCATTCGCCTTGCATTGATTCGTTAATGCGTTGACGAGCTGTGCCTGATACGATGACTGGGCATTTTGGTCTTTTGTCAGCTAAGAAATTTTCAACGCTCTGCATAtaagtcaataaaattaataaataaaaaactgaaataacATTAACAACCGTTGGAGCAGCAGCAATGTGCGTCTGACGCATCTGCTGCATTGTCACAATCATTAAAAACGCAGcaaaagcacacaaacacacatacacacaagtaaAACTTGTTGCCCACAACTTAGGCATGCGCGatcaccacaacaacaacaataacaacatcagTGGAAGCAGCACGAAATTCTGCAGATCATCAGTGCGCATTTGTTTGCTTTAACGCTGGCAagatcaacaacagcaacagtaacaataacaacagcaagcTGCACTGCAACAACACTTCACTGAGCTGCTTACTGGAGCACTTGCTCCGCCGTGGCGAACTGCAAGCAGTCAACACTTTAACATGATGCGTTCAACATTTGTCAGCTAagcatttgtgttgttgttgttgttggctgcaCTTATGCACGATCCGCGTTCAGGCCGATTTCACTTCGGTTTCGCTTGGAGGCATTGACAGGcatatgaaatattaatttactccTTGCCAACGGAGGCGATCAATGACAAAAGTAAAaatcaagaacaacaacaataatacactgtgaaaataaataataaaagtaaatcgGTGATGACAACAACACACACTTGTTAATGAACTGTGGGCAGTGAAGCTGTGGTTAGCAACGTCTCAAGTGCAGAAGCGATTTTGAAGTGGCTCTCAGCATTTAGCTCATTAATTTTGTGAgcgatatttttgttgttttaatgtcGGAGGTGTTTTGATTGTGTTAGcagcatattttatattttgttgttttagaaatattttgaaattaattttttttggaccAATTGTGATGAACTATTTCGAAATTGTTTAATATCAGTGAATGAACATGGTAATTTGCTTGCTATCTTCTCAGCACTATGCATATATAACTACACACGATACTAGTTTATTGACTCCGAGTAAGCAGTTGTGTCCTAATATCTACTAACTCAACAATTTTAGtgccaaaaatgaaaagaacgCTGTACGAGTATACGATACTAACTTATCGATTCAGAGTAAGCAATAATGTgctaatatttacttattaaacAATTTCAATGCCAAAAAGCAAAAGAACACTATAGGTGGCCACGCAGACAGCAACTCGCTTAAACAATATAAACTTGGTTGCtatcaaaaagcaaaataacaCTATATATGGCTTCTCAGACAACAACTCGCTTATATAGTATAACATTTTGTTCCCAAAAAGCAAAAGAACACTATAGGTGGCTACGCAGACATCGACTCGCTTAAATAATATACAACTTTGCTATCAAAAAGCAAGAGAGCACTAGAGGTGGCTACGCAGCCTTCGACTCGCTTAAATAATATACAACTTTCCTATCAAAAAGCAAAAGAACACTAAAGCAGACGATACAGACATCGACTcgcttaaatataaaattttgccacCAAAAAGCAAAAGAACACTAAAGTTGGGTAGGTAGGCATCGAATCGCTTAAATAGTATAAACTTTTGCCATCAAAACGCAAAAGAATACTGTAGTTTTCTGCTCAAGCATCCACTCGCTTAAATATGCGAGTTGAGTGAATACATTTTCGTCTTATTGCATTATTAACGGTTATTAATATTTCCAAACTTACTCGTATTCGACAGCCTCTCACGCCACGCTATTGGATTTGCGACCAAACCTTGCAGACCCGGCCAATACAGATGCGTTCGTTCTACAATATGGCCAGCATGCGTCTTCAAGGGTCCACCTTGACTTTGCGACAAGTATTGGGCCATgccggcggcggcggcggcaatgGAGAAACGCGGTATGCCACCTGAAAGTGAGAAGAGAATGTTAGGTTCTATAAATATGACATTATTTGGATCAAAAGTGAGATGTGTGAGAATTCTgggtttaaattattattcctTCTggattcattttaatttaataatatttaataaatggaATTTCTTAATAAATACAGAGTCTTCCagctattaattaataaatatatcagATATTTGTGCGGTTTAGAATCTTTGAGACCACTGTCGGTTCAGACTGAAAATCCCGACCTCAATATCTCCAAGTTCAAAATTAACGTTTTCTTTTCATACATATGACctatattatataattgtattatttgatAAATAGGGATAAATAATGTATTATTTCGCGTCGATATCCTTTCTGCCATCGGCCGCGCTTCGTTAAATTAACCCCGATCGGTCCAAAACCGGGGTACTCATAGTTCTCATCAATTATCAATATGTATaatgtcgccttcaaagtaatccccacccgatgtaatatacttatgccaacgatttttccagtcttcgAAACCGTTCTCACAATCACTTTTTGAGATGGCCtacagctccttcagcgaactttgttttatctcttAATCGGaactgaaaacgggttctaCGGAGGACCATTTCTGTTTGgggaacaaaaatacataacacGAAGGCAAATctagtgaatacggtggttaatCGATTGTATGCATAGCCATTTTGAACCAAAGAGGTCTGTTTAAGGTactaattttgcaaaaaattcagctttatcgggatggatcgagcaagaacgcgtttcatacccaaaatatctaccaaaatcatACGAACGAACTTGCGAGAGATATTACATAagttctcttgccatctctctaacacttgcctgatgattttcaagcattatgtccttcacttttttatatattttcatcagttgaagaggtcggaAGTCTTTTGAggtattatttgtaatttggGAGCTTGccaatatgtttgtattttagttgagttcataaatacaaaaataatcctATAACACGCCGTCTCGGTCCTTCgggtttttcagttttttttttataacagtttCATGAAATCAAGTTTGACAGAGATACCAGAGCTGGTTTCGTCTTTTATACAGTTTTTTCTCTCGTTTCTCACTTGCATAGATTTTGTGTTGCAGGTTATATTAACTTTGTCAAGAAGTTTGTTACACTCAGAAGGAAACGTGGGAGATGGACagtgaactagtccctcagtgttTTAAGCTATTacggaaacgtcggagaccttataaaataGTTTAACAGATGACCAGCCTGACGAGCGTTGAAGTAAtgcctcagtttttgagctatcgctctgaaattttgcttacATCATAATCTCTTCATGAGCAAGTTCGTTTGTCGAAAGcgctgatatcggactactataacatatagctgccatacaaactgaactatcaaaatCGAGTCCTGGTATGGAAAACATCCTTGTTTGATAAGGTATCTGCACATAATTCGGCATGAATACTTCTCAAATACCTCCCtataatatcggaagaaattgttcagatcataatactataacatatagctgtcatacaaactgaacaatcactACCATCTCTTTGTATAGAGAACTCTTTTGTTTGACAAGTTATCTTGACGAAATTTAACACGAACTATTTTTTGATGCAAAAATACAATCTCagagaaaattgttcagatcggatgtctatagcatatagctgccatacaaactgactaatCACgctaaagttcttgtatggaaaacttctttatttgttgagatatcttcacgaaattttacgcagattattattttgaaccatgctacaattttcgaagaaattatttagatcggaccactacagcatatagctgtcatacaaattgagcgATCAAAATTAGGCTATTAGCATCAATGatacaaatacttatataaaattgtatataatgaacatgttgctttttatatagtatatatctatgtgtacatatatacatccacgaatatttgtacatatatatacacatatatatgtatttaagccCATGTTAGTTAACACCTTGATGTAATCGATTTGATCTGCTCCGCTTCGTCTCATTtcgcttttgttgtaatttaatttgttgtcatttatttaattagttatgagttgtaatcaaaataatattgaaaatatgctGAACGCACTGTCATGCAGCAGCCGTCGCACgcatacaataaaaacaatttgtcACCCGCCTGCGAGCGCCCTTCTGCTTCTTCGGCGCTGTCGCTCAATAACTCCACTTAATTAAGCTACAATAATTTAGTGTATGAAACGAACTAGTTGGACAATTCCAAATGcgacaacaataaatattagataataagtcgtgaaaaaatttaatgacttcgatttgttgttgtacaattcgaaaaagtattaaataatttaagctGGCAACACAAATGCTGGTAATTGAACGTTTAAAATGATTGCTCATGACATATTTGGGTAGAGAgattttcatgtattttttgGAAGTATTATTGCTGAGTGAAACCGGATTTGAGCAAGAGCGTCGCGGTGAGCAATTCAAAATTCGTATATTTTCGTCTTTGTAGAAATATTCCGGAGCTTGGGTAAACTAAAATTGTTAGAAAGATGGTTTGACTAAGTATTAGATCAGTTAAGATGAGATGAGATTAGATGAGATGAGTTGAGATGATATGAGATGAGTTGGTAGAGGCTCAAGCGCTGTTTCAAATCCTATGTCGGAAATATTGGCTTCAGAAACAGTCACTCCAACAAGCTAAAGGTCTAAACTTAAGTTCAACAGTATCTGCAATGACAATTCGGTTTTGAGACCcttactaatataaatattcgGAACTTGGGTAttgagatgagatgagatgagatgagatgagatgagatgagatgagatgagatgggatgagatgagatgagatgagatgagtTGAGATGAGATCAAATCAGATGAGGTGAGATGAGCTGAGCTGCTGGCGTCTAAAGcactgttttatatttaaacccGGAAATATGGACTTCGGAAGCCCTTACTCAAACGCTGCAAAGGCctcacttaaaaaaatatttgagaacctGGAAAAACACACTCAAACCATCTAAAGGTCTAAACCGCAGGCTTTCTGTATAGTATTGTAGCTATACGAACAATTTTGGGAACCCCAAGCTCTAAGGTCTCTAGACCAAGCATTAATGTCTTTAGTTGGACTCACCTCCCGTTAAAGCACTTAGACCCGCCGATGTAACCGGCGGCGGTTTCGACAATATCGTATCGATGCCGTGCGGATTAGCCGCACCttgtgtatgtgttgttgttgtggtcgtCATGGAACCGGATATACCGCTGCCCACGACACCAGCGCGACCATCACCAATCAAGTGCTGCGTCTGCTGATTATTCGCATAGCCGTTCATCATGCTCGACGCACCGCCGCCAGTCTTCATTTCGGTCATTGAGTGTAGCGCCGCCAGCGGTGGCCCCAGAAAGCTCAATGGCAATTTATGTTCCaacatattgttattgttattgtgatgCACACCCAACGAGTGCATACCGcttatgttgttattattgttattattattgttgttgtgatgcGCTTGCAATGCATTGGCATATTTGGCGCGATTAGCGGAGAGATTCTCCGGACTGTAGTCCGGCGGTGGCGGACTCGACTCGCTATTATTGCCCGCCTCATCGCCAGCACTGCCGCTACGCTGACTCACCGGATACGATTTGGAGCTATCCACACCGGGGCTGGAGTTATTGTCATAGCGATTACGTTGATGCAGCGAGTTGGCGCAATTATCGGGCGATTCGGATTGCAGGCGGGACGATGAAGTGACGGAGGAGTGATCAGCACCGACGCCACCAACGCTACCCGCCGACAGTAAAGGCGGCGGTGTGGAGGAATCCTCAGCCGAACGCGTCGACTTTGTGCCGCTGGTCTCATGGCTGTGTGAGTGCAGTTGCTTTGACGGCGCTTTCAGCAGCATAAGTGGGCTGGCAAGATTATTATTGTTGGCGGCATAGGCGGCCGCAGCTGCCGCATTATGATAGTCAAGCAAATGATCGCGACTCGCTGCGGCAGCGGCCAAATTCTGATAGTCATGGTGCGCAGCTGCTGCAGCGGCAGCCGCTTCGGCGAAACCGTTCGTCAAGCCGGCGGCATTTGGTAGGTGATGATGCAAGGCGGCCGCGCCAGTTGGTGGACTGCGACTGGCCATGGACGCCATGGCCATGGCCGACGGCGAACTGCTTTGGCTCGTGGCAAAGCTGTGATGGCGCATATAGGGGTTTATGAGATCCATGTTgtctgtgtttgttgttggtagCTGCAATTGCTGTTGTTCACTGCCGTGGCCGCCACTACTGTACGTGGGCAGGCAGTAGTCGTGTGATGAGTTGCTTGTGCTCTCACTTGCGCCGGCAAAGCTGTTGAGACGTTGATAGAAAGCGGCCGCGCTGTTGGGAAATCCGGCGGCACCAGCGATCGCTGTGGCGGCTAAATTGAAAGCGGAGTGCTCGGAAAGCTGGAAATGCTTTTGCGGCAGCAGCGGGTGATGGCTGTGTTGTGTTGCGTCGTTGTGGTTGCCGTTGTAGGCATGTAGCGTGGGCGGTAGCGGCTGCACGGCGGTTATGTGTGCAACGGCGGTTGCGGCATGCGGACTCTCAGGGCCCGCGGGCGTCGTTGGCAAATAAGGGCTACCCAGTGTGGATGTTGGGCGCCAGTTGGTGAGGTGTATTTAATTTAGTACTTTTCTGGGACtttttttggggtttttttCGAGTTTCCGTAACACTTtgcactttttcacttttccagTGGAAATtcacttaattatttaaattttttttcagtgtaa
This genomic stretch from Bactrocera dorsalis isolate Fly_Bdor chromosome 5, ASM2337382v1, whole genome shotgun sequence harbors:
- the LOC105225971 gene encoding homeotic protein Sex combs reduced; this encodes MDLINPYMRHHSFATSQSSSPSAMAMASMASRSPPTGAAALHHHLPNAAGLTNGFAEAAAAAAAAHHDYQNLAAAAASRDHLLDYHNAAAAAAYAANNNNLASPLMLLKAPSKQLHSHSHETSGTKSTRSAEDSSTPPPLLSAGSVGGVGADHSSVTSSSRLQSESPDNCANSLHQRNRYDNNSSPGVDSSKSYPVSQRSGSAGDEAGNNSESSPPPPDYSPENLSANRAKYANALQAHHNNNNNNNNNNISGMHSLGVHHNNNNNMLEHKLPLSFLGPPLAALHSMTEMKTGGGASSMMNGYANNQQTQHLIGDGRAGVVGSGISGSMTTTTTTHTQGAANPHGIDTILSKPPPVTSAGLSALTGGGIPRFSIAAAAAGMAQYLSQSQGGPLKTHAGHIVERTHLYWPGLQGLVANPIAWRERLSNTMSASLSQAHQHHQSNDKDGKKKHTRPTFSGQQIFALEKTFEQTKYLAGPERAKLAYALGMTESQVKVWFQNRRTKWRKKHAAEMATAKRKQDIMGGGEPDGDCSETMDSDNESLDMGENPAQSKRCRMGDNYR